One window from the genome of Pieris rapae chromosome 8, ilPieRapa1.1, whole genome shotgun sequence encodes:
- the LOC111001545 gene encoding uncharacterized protein LOC111001545, with protein MKRLIVLLLSSISIQTEAYPQPRIQVYEIRKSNENRDVDTHYYDLDGSTKDDFMENIAKIHKKINLKSLNKLIKLLSANEDVKPVNKLKTFSNRIYSKDRNEFKKIDSDLDRLSRADIVSFDDKESRSEDLSKLIQYLTRTDEDRMSDNSEFEDLTRSSPLVIVSVDEQPQDVTALGKLLRSPLRTQYYEDRTAPPPNARPYDIDF; from the exons ATGAAACGATTAATTGTGTTACTCTTAT cCTCAATATCAATACAAACTGAAGCCTATCCCCAACCAAGGATCCAAGTTtatgaaataagaaaatcaaatgaAAATCGTGATGTCGATACCCACTACTATGACCTAGATGGTTCAACAAAAGATGattttatggaaaatattgccaaaattcataaaaaaattaatttaaaaagccttaataaattaataaagctacTGTCCGCTAATGAAGATGTTAAACCTGtgaataaactaaaaactttttcCAATAGAATTTATTCAAAGGAtagaaatgaatttaaaaaaatcgatagTGATCTAGATCGCTTGAGTCGAGCTGACATTGTAAGTTTTGATGATAAAGAATCCAGATCGGAAGACCTTAGTAAATTGATCCAGTACCTAACAAGAACTGATGAAGATAGGATGAGTGACAATTCCGAATTTGAAGATCTCACCCGAAGTTCACCTCTAGTTATTGTATCAGTAGATGA GCAACCACAGGACGTAACCGCACTGGGAAAGCTACTACGCTCACCGCTACGAACTCAATATTATG AAGACAGAACAGCGCCACCACCAAACGCACGGCCTTACGACATCGACTTCTGA